In one Salvelinus fontinalis isolate EN_2023a chromosome 16, ASM2944872v1, whole genome shotgun sequence genomic region, the following are encoded:
- the tmem121aa gene encoding transmembrane protein 121: MVLPQPDKRHVCLTTMVIMTSMAFMDAYLVEQNQGPRKIGVCIIVLVGDICFLIVLRYVAVWVGAEVKTAKRGYAMILWFLYIFVLEIKLYFVFQNYKADRKSLETVARKALTLLLSVCVPGLYLVLVALDSMEYVRTFRKKEDMRGRLFWVALDLLDVLDIQANLWEPQRTGLPIWAEGLMFFYCYILLLILPCVSLSEISVQGEHVSPQKMMLYPVLSLVTINIVTILIRGVNMVLFQDSRVSTIFIGKNVVAIATKACTFLEYRRQVKEFPPQDPSMAGIALELQQGNSVGHSHGHNQTLPNATTSLPDEPSPTEVIDT; the protein is encoded by the exons ATGGTGTTGCCGCAGCCAGACAAGCGCCATGTGTGCCTGACAACAATGGTGATCATGACCAGCATGGCCTTTATGGATGCCTACCTAGTAGAGCAGAACCAAGGGCCCAGGAAG ATCGGGGTGTGCATAATCGTGCTGGTGGGAGACATCTGTTTCCTCATCGTGCTGCGCTATGTTGCGGTTTGGGTCGGGGCCGAGGTGAAAACTGCCAAGCGTGGCTACGCCATGATCCTCTGGTTCCTCTACATCTTCGTCCTGGAGATCAAACTCTACTTCGTCTtccag AACTACAAGGCGGACAGAAAGAGCCTGGAGACGGTGGCCCGCAAGGCTCTAACCTTACTCCTCTCTGTGTGCGTCCCGGGGCTGTACCTGGTCCTTGTTGCTCTGGACAGCATGGAGTACGTGAGAACCTTCCGGAAGAAGGAGGACATGCGGGGGAGGCTGTTCTGGGTGGCCCTGGACCTGCTGGATGTTCTGGACATCCAGGCCAACCTGTGGGAGCCCCAGCGGACGGGCCTGCCCATCTGGGCCGAGGGACTGATGTTCTTCTACTGCTacatcctgctcctcatcctgccCTGCGTCTCCCTGTCTGAGATCAGTGTCCAGGGGGAGCACGTCTCTCCCCAGAAGATGATGCTGTACCCTGTTCTTAGTCTTGTTACCATAAACATAGTGACGATCTTGATCCGTGGGGTCAACATGGTGTTGTTCCAGGATAGTAGGGTTTCCACAATCTTCATAGGGAAGAACGTGGTGGCCATAGCCACGAAGGCCTGTACATTTCTGGAGTACAGGAGGCAGGTGAAGGAGTTCCCTCCACAGGACCCTAGCATGGCAGGTATAGCGTTAGAGCTGCAGCAAGGGAACTCTGTGGGTCACAGCCACGGGCACAACCAGACCCTGCCCAATGCCACCACTAGCCTCCCCGACGAACCCTCACCGACCGAGGTCATAGACACATGA